A region of Vicia villosa cultivar HV-30 ecotype Madison, WI unplaced genomic scaffold, Vvil1.0 ctg.000910F_1_1, whole genome shotgun sequence DNA encodes the following proteins:
- the LOC131632120 gene encoding large ribosomal subunit protein uL29c-like, whose amino-acid sequence MKGIDRVWILSSNITYIFCSYDKPKSRGENGNKMLSLSVTSPSSSTLSFLPKPLQFKTSFNGTRLLQPSTCTIPATKRTALVPVRMAKREEQLKEIRTKTIEEINEEVVTLQGELVMLTLEKAVRNEFKSSDFRKMRKTIARLLTVKREREIEEGIGRRLSRKLDKKWKKSIVVKPPPSLLRYREEEAAAEAAEAE is encoded by the exons atgaaggGGATAGATAGGGTGTGGATATTATCTTCAAACATTACATACATTTTCTGTTCATACGATAAACCAAAGAGCAGAGGAGAAAACGGAAACAAAATGCTGAGCCTCTCCGTTACTTCACCATCTTCTTCAACACTTTCCTTTCTTCCCAAACCCTTACAATTCAAAACCTCCTTCAATGGCACTCGACTACTCCAACCTAGCACTTGCACAATTCCAGCGACGAAACGCACCGCTTTGGTCCCAGTGAGGATGGCAAAGAGAGAGGAGCAATTGAAGGAAATTAGAACTAAAACTATTGAAGAAATCAACGAAGAGGTTGTTACCCTTCAAGGCGAGTTAGTCATGCTTACTCTCGAGAAAGCTGTTCGCAATGAGTTTAAATCCAGTGATTTTCGGAAAATGCGCAAGACG ATTGCTCGCTTGCTTACTGTAAAGCGGGAAAGAGAGATTGAGGAGGGCATCGGTAGGAGGTTGTCCAGAAAGCTAGATAAAAAGTGGAAGAAAAGCATTGTTGTAAAACCACCTCCATCTTTATTGAGGTATCGGGAGGAGGAAGCAGCTGCAGAAGCCGCGGAAGCTGAGTAG